A window of Maioricimonas rarisocia genomic DNA:
GAACGATGCGTTCGCAGGAGAGCCCGGGCTCGGGGGAGCCGTCCCGGAAAATCGCCTGTTGACGCACCGCAGACCGTCCGTTCACTTAGCATAGGGGGTGACGTGCGCACACAATCCGTCAGTCGATCGCTGGGTGTCGTGCAGAGTCTCCATGCGTCGACGCGCGAGGCTCGCGAGTCACGACCAGACGATCATCACCATCCATAAGGAGAGCCCGGATGTTCAGCCGACGCCAAATGCTGCAGCACTCTGCCTTCGCCGCCGCGGCCTTCACCACGCCGGGCCTGTTCGCGGAGTTGATTCAGACTGCCTCGATGACCGAGGGGCCGTTTTACCCCGACACGCTCCCGCTGGATACCGACAACGATCTGCTGATCCTCAACGATGCCCTCACGCCTGCCGCAGGTGAGGTGACGCACCTGACCGGCCGCGTTCTCTCGGCAACCGGAGAGCCGATCCGCAATGCGTTCGTCGAGATCTGGCAGTGTGACAACAACGGCGCGTACCTGCACAGCGGGACGGGCAACGCCGACAACCGGGACAGCAACTTCCAGGGGTACGGCCGGTTCCTCACCGACTCGAAGGGGCAGTATTACTTCCGGACGATCAAGCCGGTCCCCTACCCGGGGCGTACGCCGCACATTCACTTTGGCATCAGCCGGAACGGCAAGCGGATCTTCACGACGCAGATGCTGGTGAAAGGACATCCCGGCAACGAATCGGATGGTCTGTTCCGCCGGATCAACGATCCGAAGCTCCGCGAGACGGTTCTGGTCGATTTCCAGCCCCTCCCCGATTCGAAGATCGGCGCCCTGTCGGCCAACTTCGACCTCGTGCTGGGACACACGCTCGAAGAACTGGAGGACGGCACACTCGGTGGCGGCATCGGAAAGTCGGAATGGTCGCAGCAAGGGCGGGGCTTCGGGCCCGGACGTGGTGCACGCCAACCACGCTGATTCCGGCACTGCGGACGCAGAAATCCTTTGACGCCGGGACAACGTACGAGTCTGCTGGAGACTTCGGACGTTCACCCTCACCTCTTCGAATCGAAGGGCCTTCGCCATGCTGCGCATCGCATGCTGTCTGCTGCTGCTGCAGTTCCCGGCAATCGTTTCTGCTCAGCAGCCCGAGGAGACCCTTCCACAACTCTCCGAGACGAAGGAGACCGCGAAAGAACCGGACTCGCCCGATGCCGGCTCTGCCCGGATCGTGATGATCGAGGTGACCATGCTGCAGATTGCGGGACACCTTCAGGTCGACGATCCCGGCAACATCGACGTGGAAAAGCTGCAGCAGGCGTTCCGCGATTCTCAGGAGCAGGGCTCCTTCCGGCACCTCACGCGGGTGAAGCTCTCCACGCTCGAGGAAAACGAGGCCATTTTCCAGATGGGGGCCAACGAAGCGGTTCCCCAGGGGACGACGCGTGGATTCTCCCGCGGAGGAGACGGCCGCCCGACCATGGCGACCTCATACCGATTCGAGCAGACCGGCACGATCGTTTCGACAGTGCCGCGAGTCAACGACGACGGCACGATCGTGGTCAAACTGCAGTTCGAACAGTCGCGACTGCGTCCGACCCCGCCCGCCTCGGGAGAAGATGCCACGACGACTTTACCGGCCACGGACAGGACGACAGTCAACACCACGCTGACGATCCCGAACGGTCAGACGGTTCTCGCTGGTGCGTTTCAGTCCGCAGACACCGGGAACGAGCCTCTTGAAACGTTCGTGATCGTCGGAGCCTCGACGCGCAAGTAAGCACGCAGAACGTGGACGCGGGCCGGCCGGAAGTTGCCGGCATTCACAGGAGAAGTGACCCCGCACACTCTGACCGACTTGCCATCCGCAGGATTCACGGTCCGGGAGAGGCGAAGGTCGAACAGTTGCGCGCGTGCGGAGTCTCTGCAGCCATCGTGCAGACCAGTCGACCGGCAAGGGCCAGACCGCTCAGAAAGGCACCCTCGACGCGGGGGCCATTGCACCAGTCGCCGCAGGCTCCGACTCGAAGTCCCGGATCGAACAGGAACCGGTCGCCGAGCGGTTCTGCCGGCAATGCGTGCCGCCAGCGATGCGCAGCAGCATGCTTCGGTTCAACAGGTTGCAGCCCCGTCACCTGCCAGAGGGCGTCCAGAAGTTCTTTGACGACCTCCTCGTGATCGGCTTCGATTGCCGATTCCGACCACTCGGGCGAGGCATGCAGCACCCATGTTTCGAAATCTTCTCCGCGGCCCGGCTTGGAGGAGTTCCGGGCGATCCACGAAAGCGGTGAGACACCAACAAACGCACCATCGAATCCGGCGTCGAGCGGCGACTTGAATGCCACCATCACGGACCAGCAACCGCTCATCGAAACCCGGCGGGCCTTCACTTCGAGGTGGGGAACGGACGCCAGCAGATACGCCGACTGCGGGGCCGGGGCCGAGGTCACGAACCAGTCGTATCGTCCCTGAGACGTTCCGGCGGCATCTTCGACGATCCAGGCAGTCCCGTCGTGTCGTGGCGGTGCCATCGTCGTCCCGAATCGCACGTCCAGATCCGTCGCCAGGTGTCTGCAGACGGCCGTCATTCCGGGGACGCCCACGAAACGGGTTGTCTCGCCGTTCGATTCTTCGAGGTATCCACGATTCAGCTTGACGAAACGGCCTTCCCAGGGGGCGACAAGACCTTCCTCGATCCACGTGTCGACGTGCCTGCGGAAGCGCTCATCGCGCACGGTGAAATACTGCGCCCCGTGGTCGAACTGCAGATCGGACTCGCTCCGGCGGGTCGACATGCGGCCTCCGACGCCGCGGCTCTTCTCGAAGACCGTGACTTCGCAGTCGAGGTCAGCGAGAGTGCGGGCGCAGATCAGACCCGACAGGCCGGCACCGATCACGGCGACACGGTGCCGCCGCCCCCGTGGTCGAGAAGGTCGTTTAAATGGGCTATCCACGTCGAATCTTTCGCGCGTCTGCAGCATCATCGATGTCGGTCACTCCCCCCCCGCGACGATCCCGCATCGCGAGACTCGTCTGCGAGCGAGGGTTTGTAGTCCTGCCGAGGAGAGCGGCAAGTCAGAATTTTCGGGCGAGACTCAATCGAGGTCGGTCCCCGCTTTCGCCCGGGCTGCTTCGACGGCGTCTTCGGCGTCTTCCCGGTCGCCCTGATCAAGGTCGGGGGCCTCTTGCTCGTCTTCGGCATCGGGTGCGTAAACCAGTTCCACAAGCAGCGGGTAGTGGTCCGAACCGATGTAGGAAAGCGTGCGCAGCTCCGCGACGCGGAAGTCGTCGGTGTGAAACAGGTGATCGAGAGGATACTGCCAGATGGTCGACCGGGCGTTGAACGTCGGGTACAGGCCACGCCCCTTGCGGGGGTCGAGCAGTCCACTCACTTCCTGGAAGAGATTGGTCGTGCGGGACCAGCCGACGTCGTTCATGTCCCCCAGCACCACAACACTCTGGTTGTCTCTCACTTCGCGACCGACCAGCACCAGCTCGGCATCCCGCTTGACCGTACTCTCTCCCGGACGTGGTGGATTCGGATGCACGGCGAACAGCCGGACCTCATGGCCTGAGGGAAGCCGAATCCGGGCGTCGATCGACGGGATGTCCTCCTTGACCATCGCACGCACCTCGGCACGGGTCACTTCGTACCTTGAATAGAGGGCAATTCCGTACTTGTTCTCCAGCGGGTGCTTCTCGTGGTACGGAAACATCTCGTCGAGAGGAGCGAGATCCCGGATCCAGCGGTGGTTGACCTCACACAGGACCACGACGTCGGGCGATTCATTCC
This region includes:
- a CDS encoding dioxygenase family protein; amino-acid sequence: MFSRRQMLQHSAFAAAAFTTPGLFAELIQTASMTEGPFYPDTLPLDTDNDLLILNDALTPAAGEVTHLTGRVLSATGEPIRNAFVEIWQCDNNGAYLHSGTGNADNRDSNFQGYGRFLTDSKGQYYFRTIKPVPYPGRTPHIHFGISRNGKRIFTTQMLVKGHPGNESDGLFRRINDPKLRETVLVDFQPLPDSKIGALSANFDLVLGHTLEELEDGTLGGGIGKSEWSQQGRGFGPGRGARQPR
- a CDS encoding type II and III secretion system protein — its product is MLRIACCLLLLQFPAIVSAQQPEETLPQLSETKETAKEPDSPDAGSARIVMIEVTMLQIAGHLQVDDPGNIDVEKLQQAFRDSQEQGSFRHLTRVKLSTLEENEAIFQMGANEAVPQGTTRGFSRGGDGRPTMATSYRFEQTGTIVSTVPRVNDDGTIVVKLQFEQSRLRPTPPASGEDATTTLPATDRTTVNTTLTIPNGQTVLAGAFQSADTGNEPLETFVIVGASTRK
- a CDS encoding NAD(P)/FAD-dependent oxidoreductase — its product is MMLQTRERFDVDSPFKRPSRPRGRRHRVAVIGAGLSGLICARTLADLDCEVTVFEKSRGVGGRMSTRRSESDLQFDHGAQYFTVRDERFRRHVDTWIEEGLVAPWEGRFVKLNRGYLEESNGETTRFVGVPGMTAVCRHLATDLDVRFGTTMAPPRHDGTAWIVEDAAGTSQGRYDWFVTSAPAPQSAYLLASVPHLEVKARRVSMSGCWSVMVAFKSPLDAGFDGAFVGVSPLSWIARNSSKPGRGEDFETWVLHASPEWSESAIEADHEEVVKELLDALWQVTGLQPVEPKHAAAHRWRHALPAEPLGDRFLFDPGLRVGACGDWCNGPRVEGAFLSGLALAGRLVCTMAAETPHARNCSTFASPGP
- a CDS encoding endonuclease/exonuclease/phosphatase family protein, which codes for MILMLSLNQIDPSEANDASPAPLTRAGKVVRWLWYGLVALCVLLAATALLPLLPVNWWWVRIGDFPRVQLLLAYLIVLPMLIPFFRRRLSWVLGGLLLAGVGIQLYWIFPYLPVAPQEVQSAGPPQRSSRLRIVTANVLQKNTNASAVLELIRNESPDVVVLCEVNHRWIRDLAPLDEMFPYHEKHPLENKYGIALYSRYEVTRAEVRAMVKEDIPSIDARIRLPSGHEVRLFAVHPNPPRPGESTVKRDAELVLVGREVRDNQSVVVLGDMNDVGWSRTTNLFQEVSGLLDPRKGRGLYPTFNARSTIWQYPLDHLFHTDDFRVAELRTLSYIGSDHYPLLVELVYAPDAEDEQEAPDLDQGDREDAEDAVEAARAKAGTDLD